A single window of Anaerocolumna chitinilytica DNA harbors:
- a CDS encoding alpha-mannosidase: MRKKTVHIISHSHWDREWYMPFEKHRLKLIDLIDDCLELFEHSEGFKSFHLDGQCIVLDDYLEIKPEMKDLITKNIKEGKFHIGPWYILQDEFLTSGESNVRNLLVGIEEAKEYGGLARIGYFPDAFGNAGQMPQLLKQAGMEAVVFGRGVKPVGFNNLVEKTGDYESLYSEMQWNSPDGSGLLGVLFANWYNNGAEIPAEEEEAKVFWDNRLEDVIRYASTEHLLFMNGCDHQPVQKDLERAIATANRLYPDYEFVHSDFEHYVQCIKEVQDNNLSVVTGELTSQMTDGWTTLVNTTSSRNYIKQLNRENEVLLQNLSEPLAVFAAQSGKAYPHAVLKYAWKTLMQNHPHDSICGCSLDEVHREMEGRYYKSMQVAEELIKESMRHVGSDINTIALEGQEAYPFMVFNTTGWSRNSVISVILDIERKYDQSLNEAYDDMKALKIKQFVLVDNNGIEIPCRMEDAGVRFGYDLPEDKFRQPYMARSVKVSFEACKVPAMGYKVYTLVSKKTPVIQRETLVIPNGMENEYLKVTLNEDGTIDLLEKSSGKSYGHICYYEDTGDIGNEYIYRQPNGDKAIVSKDYSCTVELIEDEPYRAGYKVTQIINIPEAATETLQEEIQSMADVKIRRAQRNSRIMPLEITTYLSLEKHGRGVKVRTEFDNRMKDHRLRVIIPTGIEADYHFADSVFEIVERPNKHYQGWTNPSGCEHQQCFAGIKDEKAGVLAANNGLYEYEILPEQNNAIALTLLRAVGELGDWGVFLTPDAQVQRKCSASFEIIPFNVTDIESDPAAEAYQFQVPMLTCQISVQEGSLPLQYSYLEWEGKGIYLTGLKRKNGGEDTIIRWFNGTGRDSHLMFRASKKFKYYKSNIVEEHLEELTGEEEIIKLKVRPYEIVTIGMEEI; encoded by the coding sequence ATGAGAAAAAAAACAGTACATATAATATCCCATTCCCATTGGGATAGAGAGTGGTATATGCCATTTGAAAAACATCGCTTAAAGTTAATTGACCTTATTGATGATTGTTTGGAGTTGTTTGAGCATTCGGAAGGATTTAAGAGCTTCCATCTGGATGGACAGTGTATTGTGTTGGATGATTATCTGGAAATTAAACCGGAAATGAAAGACTTAATTACGAAAAATATTAAAGAAGGCAAATTTCATATTGGTCCTTGGTATATCCTGCAAGATGAATTTCTGACCAGCGGTGAGTCCAATGTGAGAAATCTTCTTGTTGGAATAGAAGAAGCAAAAGAATACGGCGGTTTAGCGAGGATTGGATATTTCCCGGATGCATTTGGCAATGCCGGGCAGATGCCTCAGCTGTTAAAGCAGGCCGGTATGGAAGCTGTAGTATTTGGCAGAGGAGTAAAGCCGGTAGGCTTTAATAATTTGGTGGAGAAGACCGGGGATTATGAGTCACTCTATTCTGAAATGCAGTGGAATTCTCCGGATGGCAGCGGACTATTAGGAGTACTTTTTGCCAACTGGTATAATAATGGTGCCGAGATTCCTGCAGAAGAGGAGGAGGCAAAAGTATTCTGGGATAATCGGCTGGAAGATGTAATACGTTATGCTTCGACAGAACATTTGCTGTTTATGAATGGCTGCGATCACCAGCCGGTACAAAAGGACCTGGAAAGAGCCATTGCTACTGCAAACCGTTTATATCCGGATTATGAGTTCGTACATTCTGATTTTGAGCATTATGTTCAATGTATTAAGGAAGTGCAGGATAATAATCTGTCAGTGGTAACCGGAGAATTGACCAGTCAAATGACGGATGGCTGGACCACTCTGGTAAATACCACTTCCTCCAGAAATTATATCAAACAGCTAAATCGTGAGAATGAAGTTCTTCTCCAGAATTTATCGGAACCTTTAGCGGTTTTTGCGGCACAAAGCGGAAAGGCTTATCCTCATGCAGTGTTAAAGTATGCGTGGAAAACACTGATGCAGAACCATCCTCATGATAGTATCTGTGGATGCAGCCTGGATGAGGTCCACAGGGAAATGGAAGGCCGTTATTATAAAAGTATGCAGGTAGCAGAAGAATTGATAAAGGAAAGTATGAGGCACGTAGGCTCTGATATTAATACCATAGCATTGGAAGGCCAGGAAGCTTATCCTTTTATGGTATTTAACACAACAGGCTGGAGCCGGAATTCGGTTATATCGGTTATACTTGATATAGAAAGAAAATACGACCAGAGTCTTAATGAAGCCTACGATGACATGAAGGCACTGAAAATAAAACAGTTTGTGCTTGTAGACAATAATGGAATAGAAATACCCTGTCGAATGGAAGATGCGGGAGTTCGCTTCGGTTATGATCTGCCGGAGGATAAATTCCGGCAGCCCTATATGGCAAGAAGCGTAAAGGTTAGTTTTGAAGCTTGTAAAGTTCCGGCTATGGGATATAAAGTCTATACGCTGGTCTCTAAAAAAACTCCGGTTATACAGCGGGAAACTCTGGTTATCCCTAACGGCATGGAGAACGAATATTTAAAGGTTACATTGAATGAAGATGGTACGATAGATCTTCTTGAGAAGTCCAGCGGAAAATCATATGGGCATATCTGCTATTATGAGGATACCGGTGATATTGGCAACGAATATATATATCGTCAGCCTAATGGTGATAAGGCGATTGTATCCAAAGACTATAGCTGTACAGTAGAACTGATAGAAGATGAACCTTACAGAGCAGGTTATAAGGTTACTCAGATCATAAATATTCCTGAGGCTGCGACAGAAACACTTCAGGAAGAGATACAGAGTATGGCAGATGTTAAGATAAGAAGGGCACAGCGAAACAGTAGAATTATGCCTTTGGAGATTACAACTTATTTGTCCCTTGAGAAACATGGACGCGGAGTAAAGGTGCGGACTGAATTCGATAACCGGATGAAAGACCACAGACTTCGTGTTATTATCCCTACCGGTATCGAAGCAGATTACCATTTTGCTGATTCTGTATTTGAAATAGTTGAAAGGCCGAACAAACATTACCAAGGCTGGACGAACCCAAGCGGCTGTGAGCATCAGCAATGCTTTGCCGGTATAAAAGATGAAAAGGCAGGCGTCCTTGCAGCAAATAACGGTCTGTATGAATATGAAATACTGCCGGAGCAAAATAACGCGATTGCGCTTACCCTTCTACGTGCCGTAGGGGAATTGGGGGACTGGGGTGTATTTCTTACTCCCGACGCACAGGTTCAAAGAAAATGCAGCGCTTCATTTGAAATTATACCTTTTAATGTTACTGACATTGAAAGTGATCCGGCAGCAGAGGCATACCAATTTCAGGTACCGATGCTGACTTGCCAGATTTCTGTCCAGGAGGGCAGCCTGCCGCTTCAGTACAGCTATCTGGAATGGGAAGGCAAAGGAATATATCTTACGGGATTGAAAAGGAAGAATGGCGGAGAAGATACAATTATCCGCTGGTTTAATGGCACCGGAAGGGATTCACACTTAATGTTTAGAGCATCAAAGAAATTCAAATATTATAAGAGCAATATAGTGGAAGAGCATCTTGAGGAATTAACGGGGGAGGAAGAAATTATCAAACTCAAGGTAAGACCTTATGAAATCGTAACAATAGGTATGGAAGAAATATAA
- a CDS encoding DAK2 domain-containing protein gives MVINTIDAAMLRKMFLSGAKSIESQKEYINELNVFPVPDGDTGTNMTLTIMSAAREVSQMENPTMEGLSKAISGGSLRGARGNSGVILSQLLRGFCKEIKDYQKLDTIALSAAFQKAVETAYKAVMKPKEGTILTVARGGAEKAAELATETKDLVYFCEEIIKHMEEVLAQTPELLPVLKEAGVVDSGGQGLLEIVKGAFDALLGKEVDFDKAVEGTTAKGSQSSETVVNRENIDTANIKFGYCTEFIIMLEKEYNEKTDAEFKAYLESIGDSLVVVSDDDIVKVHVHTNDPGLAIQRALTYGSLSRMKIDNMREEHHERLIKDAENLAKQQSEDRKSKEQESQKDKPKKDVGFISVSIGKGINEIFKGLGVDYIIAGGQTMNPSTEDMLNAIEEVNADTIFILPNNSNIVLAANQAKELTQDKNIIVIPTKTVPQGITAIINYVHDKTAEENEARMTAEMKKVKSGQVTYAVRDTNIDGKEIKQGNIMGLDEKTILSVGSDIEQTTYELVCSLTDENSELISLYYGEEIAEETAEALADRVREEFPEVEVEVHFGGQPIYYYVLSVE, from the coding sequence GTGGTTATAAATACTATAGATGCTGCAATGCTTCGTAAGATGTTTTTATCGGGAGCAAAAAGCATCGAATCCCAAAAAGAATATATTAATGAATTGAATGTTTTCCCTGTACCCGACGGTGATACAGGTACGAATATGACACTGACCATTATGTCCGCTGCTCGTGAAGTCAGCCAGATGGAGAATCCTACCATGGAAGGGCTTTCAAAAGCGATATCCGGTGGTTCATTAAGAGGTGCCAGAGGTAATTCCGGTGTTATCCTTTCCCAGCTCTTAAGAGGATTTTGCAAGGAAATTAAGGATTACCAGAAGCTTGATACCATAGCTTTATCCGCCGCTTTTCAAAAAGCTGTAGAAACGGCTTACAAGGCTGTCATGAAGCCGAAGGAAGGAACAATTCTTACTGTTGCAAGAGGCGGTGCAGAAAAAGCTGCAGAGCTTGCCACTGAGACAAAGGATCTTGTTTATTTCTGTGAGGAAATAATAAAGCATATGGAGGAAGTATTAGCCCAAACACCAGAGCTTCTTCCGGTATTAAAAGAAGCTGGAGTCGTGGATTCCGGCGGTCAGGGTCTTCTTGAGATTGTAAAAGGTGCTTTTGATGCACTTCTTGGCAAAGAGGTTGATTTTGATAAGGCAGTAGAAGGAACTACAGCAAAGGGAAGCCAGTCATCTGAAACTGTAGTCAACAGAGAGAATATTGATACCGCTAATATTAAGTTCGGTTACTGTACTGAATTTATTATTATGCTGGAGAAGGAATACAACGAAAAGACAGATGCTGAGTTTAAGGCATACCTGGAATCTATCGGAGATTCCCTGGTAGTAGTATCAGATGATGACATTGTCAAGGTTCATGTACATACCAATGACCCTGGACTTGCCATTCAAAGAGCTTTAACCTATGGTTCACTTTCCAGAATGAAGATTGATAACATGAGGGAAGAACATCATGAGCGTCTGATAAAAGATGCTGAGAATCTTGCGAAGCAACAGTCGGAAGATAGAAAGAGCAAAGAGCAGGAAAGCCAGAAGGATAAACCGAAAAAAGATGTGGGTTTTATCTCCGTCTCCATTGGTAAAGGCATAAATGAAATATTTAAAGGACTGGGTGTTGATTATATCATAGCCGGAGGGCAGACAATGAACCCCAGCACGGAGGATATGTTAAATGCAATTGAGGAAGTCAATGCAGATACTATCTTTATCCTTCCAAATAACAGTAATATTGTATTGGCCGCAAATCAGGCAAAAGAGCTTACACAGGATAAGAATATTATAGTAATCCCTACAAAGACAGTTCCTCAGGGAATTACAGCTATTATTAACTATGTTCATGACAAGACAGCGGAAGAGAACGAAGCACGTATGACTGCTGAGATGAAGAAAGTTAAGAGCGGTCAGGTTACCTATGCGGTTAGAGATACGAATATAGACGGTAAGGAAATCAAGCAGGGTAATATTATGGGTCTGGATGAGAAGACCATTCTTTCTGTTGGCTCAGATATTGAACAAACAACCTATGAGCTGGTATGCAGCCTAACAGATGAGAATTCTGAATTAATCAGTTTATATTACGGTGAAGAAATAGCAGAGGAGACTGCCGAAGCTTTAGCAGATCGTGTCAGAGAAGAATTCCCTGAAGTGGAAGTTGAAGTACATTTTGGCGGACAGCCGATATACTATTATGTTCTGTCAGTAGAATAA
- a CDS encoding glycoside hydrolase family 3 C-terminal domain-containing protein, producing MKYKDSTLTPRQRAEDLLSRMTLEEKAAQMDMIRGVELATKVHEAHFCSVDENSDFDWQKVEKSIGKKGMGFVHDVYSVPAVLNKLQRFMVEETRLGIPCIFTGEALHGLSYPGATIFPMPINLGAAFHPELTNKVGAAIAAETRSLGIHEILAPNLDLAREPRWGRVEETFGEDTYLSSEMAYAIITGEQGEDISRPDKVICEPKHYCVHGIPEGGTNCSPARAGVREIETSYLPVFEAGIKKAGAYNAMASYNCIDGEAVIASDYYLRKILKERFGLKGYVRADFGAVSRLKGSHHMTTDNKDSICMAVNAGLDVQGFDFSNQYWEETLVELVKEGRISMETIDEAVLRILQVKFELGLFEHPYTEETRYKEVVRCEEHLQISYEAARESIVMLQNKNNLLPLKKDIASIALIGPSSGKQRVGSYSSEPYGYQVESLTEACRRKVGKDTVIYQQDGCSISDRDIALVPKEWFVDGVTLTYYNNSSFAGNPVGSDRMNSINFNWILAKPHRDLEFKGYSIRMSGTLRVNTKDFTEADEIHGRLVFTTDDSVRVYIDDNCVIDSFGERKQKLPQCEFTFMNGAEHKLLIEYLCDVNGNNVTLSMDFHDNSLEGALAAARKSEVVILVCGDDKVTSGEGMDRSELCLYGKQKELIRRVCELQKPTILVLENGKPVDLSYETTQIDAILTAWFGGERGAKAIADILFGDECPSGKLPISFPKNVGQVPCYYSMLPGGSTEYLEGSRKPLFSFGHGLSYCEFRYENLLVKAGDNKYEYEVILEVTNLGTRTAEEVVQIYVEDLQSTIVTPDKLLKAFKRIKLLSGEKKVVKLKLDFDSFKLLDRNYNWIAEPGDFCIMAGSSSDDIRLSQIISIQ from the coding sequence ATGAAATATAAAGACAGCACACTTACTCCCAGACAACGAGCAGAGGATTTACTTAGCAGGATGACCTTGGAAGAAAAAGCTGCCCAGATGGATATGATTCGAGGTGTGGAATTGGCAACCAAAGTGCATGAAGCACACTTTTGCTCGGTGGATGAAAATTCGGATTTTGATTGGCAGAAAGTTGAAAAGAGTATTGGGAAAAAAGGAATGGGATTCGTGCATGATGTATACTCCGTACCTGCAGTATTAAATAAGCTGCAGCGGTTTATGGTGGAAGAAACCCGGCTTGGGATTCCCTGCATTTTTACGGGAGAAGCTCTTCATGGACTTTCTTATCCCGGAGCCACTATATTTCCCATGCCTATAAATCTAGGAGCAGCTTTTCATCCGGAACTTACAAACAAGGTAGGTGCTGCCATTGCGGCAGAGACCAGAAGTCTTGGAATACATGAGATACTTGCTCCCAATCTTGACCTTGCCAGAGAACCCAGATGGGGAAGAGTGGAAGAAACCTTTGGAGAAGATACCTATCTTTCTTCGGAAATGGCCTATGCTATCATTACGGGGGAACAGGGAGAAGATATCAGCCGTCCCGATAAGGTTATCTGTGAACCGAAGCATTACTGCGTTCATGGAATTCCGGAGGGAGGAACTAATTGTTCACCTGCCAGGGCAGGCGTCAGAGAGATTGAGACCTCCTATCTTCCGGTATTTGAAGCAGGTATTAAAAAGGCCGGTGCCTATAATGCCATGGCTTCTTATAATTGCATAGATGGTGAGGCGGTGATTGCCTCTGATTATTACTTAAGAAAGATTTTAAAAGAACGTTTTGGTTTAAAAGGATATGTGAGAGCAGATTTTGGAGCGGTAAGCCGTTTGAAAGGTTCTCACCATATGACGACGGATAATAAGGATAGTATCTGTATGGCAGTGAATGCCGGACTTGATGTACAGGGCTTTGATTTTTCCAATCAATACTGGGAAGAAACCCTCGTAGAATTGGTGAAGGAAGGCAGAATATCCATGGAAACCATTGACGAAGCAGTACTTCGCATTCTGCAGGTAAAATTCGAACTAGGTTTATTTGAACATCCCTACACAGAGGAAACTCGTTACAAAGAAGTAGTACGATGTGAGGAGCACCTTCAGATTAGTTATGAAGCTGCCAGAGAATCTATCGTAATGCTGCAGAATAAGAATAATCTGCTGCCGCTAAAAAAAGATATTGCATCCATTGCTCTTATCGGTCCCAGTTCCGGAAAGCAGCGTGTCGGCAGTTATTCCTCGGAACCCTATGGGTATCAGGTGGAATCTCTTACGGAAGCATGTAGAAGAAAAGTAGGAAAAGATACAGTTATTTACCAGCAGGATGGCTGCTCCATATCGGACAGGGATATTGCTCTTGTGCCCAAGGAGTGGTTTGTAGATGGAGTTACCCTTACCTACTACAATAACAGCAGTTTCGCCGGTAATCCGGTAGGGTCAGACAGAATGAACAGTATTAATTTTAACTGGATTCTTGCAAAGCCTCACAGGGACCTGGAATTTAAAGGGTATTCCATTCGAATGAGCGGAACTTTAAGAGTTAATACAAAGGATTTCACAGAAGCGGATGAAATTCACGGCAGGCTAGTGTTTACAACCGATGATAGTGTAAGAGTTTATATTGATGATAACTGTGTTATAGATAGTTTTGGAGAAAGAAAACAGAAGCTGCCTCAGTGTGAATTTACCTTCATGAATGGTGCAGAACACAAGCTTTTAATAGAATACCTTTGTGATGTGAATGGAAATAATGTTACTTTAAGCATGGATTTTCATGACAATTCCCTGGAAGGAGCTCTAGCGGCTGCCCGAAAATCCGAGGTGGTTATTTTGGTATGCGGGGATGATAAAGTAACCAGCGGTGAAGGAATGGACCGCAGTGAATTATGTCTGTATGGAAAGCAGAAAGAACTGATACGCCGTGTATGTGAGCTGCAAAAACCTACCATTTTGGTATTGGAGAATGGAAAGCCTGTTGATTTAAGCTATGAGACTACTCAGATTGATGCTATTTTAACTGCCTGGTTTGGAGGGGAAAGGGGAGCAAAAGCCATAGCGGATATTCTTTTTGGAGATGAGTGCCCTTCTGGTAAACTTCCTATCTCCTTTCCAAAGAATGTGGGTCAGGTACCCTGTTATTACAGCATGCTGCCAGGGGGAAGTACGGAATATCTGGAAGGCAGCAGGAAACCGCTCTTCTCCTTTGGACATGGACTGAGTTACTGTGAATTCCGGTATGAGAACTTATTGGTCAAAGCAGGAGATAATAAGTATGAGTATGAAGTCATACTGGAGGTCACAAATCTTGGCACAAGGACAGCGGAAGAAGTTGTACAAATATACGTGGAAGACCTACAAAGCACAATTGTAACTCCCGATAAGCTGTTAAAAGCCTTCAAGCGAATTAAGCTGCTGTCTGGAGAAAAGAAAGTTGTTAAGCTGAAGCTTGATTTTGATAGCTTTAAGCTTTTGGACAGGAATTATAACTGGATAGCAGAGCCGGGTGATTTTTGTATCATGGCTGGAAGCTCCAGCGATGATATTCGCTTATCACAGATAATATCCATTCAATAA
- the rpmB gene encoding 50S ribosomal protein L28, whose translation MAKCAICEKSAHFGNAVSHSHRRSNKMWKANVKSVKILVNGAAKKTYVCTSCLRSGKVERA comes from the coding sequence ATGGCTAAATGTGCAATTTGTGAAAAAAGTGCTCACTTTGGAAATGCTGTGAGTCATTCTCATAGAAGATCAAACAAGATGTGGAAGGCAAATGTGAAGTCTGTTAAGATTTTGGTTAACGGTGCAGCAAAGAAAACTTATGTGTGTACTTCATGTCTTAGATCAGGTAAAGTGGAACGTGCATAA
- a CDS encoding family 43 glycosylhydrolase, with product MGEIVVCGIPFEKGEAEARKGLNFVKENGFTSVQIYVYWREFEPLKRSGFQWEHYDGQVRLIKEAGLKFVPFLLMGPKYAAPDWWLKSEEHMGLKCLEHDKDNPIESVWNQKFRTEISRVVKAFAEHYNPMEVLESVQPGICGDYGEAIFPVVGNWPGDYHTHRGFWCGGEDAIADLQYSMKVKYTDIQAFNKAWRTEYQSFSEIKPFLRAHQPSRTAYMDLLLWYHNSMTEYADFWMETCRKYFPQIPVYLCTGGVEEPQHGSAFSDQARIAAKHQGGIRLTNEGNNYYENLYLTLHMYSACEFYGAYLGLEPVGPILPSGVAVRMYGSIVYGNRQVFHYYGNLLNQKGEAMAEVAEKVKNYGSFIEERKNTAGITFFWPLDEALLNGTPVPESIRDSVCAIRKSYEVNAADEQMILDGALKNSKVLIMLDTAVTRKEVLLKVAEWVKEGGVLLANCHPHDWEDAPVYEFEKVFGMKEDSEEVWGHCEYSLFPLPWTKRLASLTRQHSMIAWNKLFEDVIPIMKNKEHIQGAVTIREAYCAFLYNLGKGKGIYFAAPLDLDGKADAIWTPSPAFSYLLEDCCREFGGIEPMELEEGEEVKSVIDETEWTLMKNGEIIKRDLTRSKDSASKEYASNPVITSIFTADPSAHVWEDGRIYIYSSHDMDPPRGCDLMDHYHVFSSEDMVNWRDEGEILSSAEVSWGRTEGGFMWAPDCAFKNGTYYFYYPHPTGEWNETWKVGVATSNSPAANFKDQGYIEGLGGFAMIDPCVFVDEDGRSYIYYGGGGRCQGGELNDDMMSLKGEMLDMEGLEDFHEATWVFKEKGIYYLTYADNNNGANQMRYAMSKNPLGPWEYKGIFLEPTGCDTTHGSVVKYKGQWYLFYHDQSLSGQGNLRTVCIDYLNFNEDGTIKTVIQTKEGVKKLVKDTSNMREKNNNRISSGTVNIYKAADAVLSGNAVINVTEQGKAIVLMNGEDASIEFNQVDGVKGQRAALKIHYFTQENLAKIQLEVNGINHSLINAKYTGGLQENAGVTFFTVKLKAGKTNKIRLINTKGKILVDELEVELLDY from the coding sequence ATGGGTGAAATAGTTGTTTGTGGAATTCCATTTGAGAAGGGAGAAGCAGAAGCAAGAAAGGGATTAAATTTTGTAAAGGAAAATGGGTTTACCTCCGTACAGATTTATGTATATTGGAGAGAATTCGAACCCCTTAAGCGCTCTGGTTTTCAGTGGGAGCACTATGACGGTCAGGTGAGGCTTATTAAAGAAGCGGGGCTTAAATTTGTACCTTTTCTTCTGATGGGGCCGAAATATGCGGCTCCGGACTGGTGGCTAAAAAGTGAAGAGCATATGGGGCTTAAATGTTTGGAACACGACAAGGATAACCCTATTGAATCGGTTTGGAATCAGAAGTTCAGGACAGAAATATCCCGCGTCGTGAAGGCCTTTGCGGAACATTATAATCCTATGGAAGTACTTGAGAGTGTACAGCCAGGTATCTGCGGGGATTATGGTGAGGCAATCTTTCCGGTGGTAGGAAACTGGCCGGGGGATTATCACACTCACAGAGGCTTTTGGTGCGGAGGAGAGGATGCTATTGCAGACCTTCAATATTCCATGAAGGTAAAATATACAGATATTCAAGCGTTCAATAAAGCCTGGCGAACAGAATACCAAAGTTTCTCAGAGATAAAACCTTTTCTGAGAGCACATCAGCCAAGCCGGACTGCTTATATGGACCTGCTTCTCTGGTATCATAACTCTATGACGGAATACGCAGACTTCTGGATGGAGACCTGCAGAAAATATTTCCCTCAGATACCGGTATATTTATGTACCGGCGGAGTAGAAGAACCACAGCATGGTTCCGCCTTTTCAGATCAAGCTAGGATTGCTGCGAAACATCAGGGTGGAATCCGCTTAACCAACGAAGGAAATAATTATTATGAGAATTTATATCTAACATTACATATGTACAGTGCCTGTGAATTTTATGGAGCCTATCTTGGACTTGAGCCGGTTGGTCCCATCTTGCCTTCAGGAGTTGCAGTAAGAATGTATGGCAGTATTGTTTACGGGAATCGTCAGGTATTCCATTATTATGGGAATCTGCTGAACCAAAAGGGTGAAGCCATGGCCGAAGTTGCAGAAAAGGTAAAGAACTACGGCAGTTTTATAGAGGAAAGGAAGAACACGGCAGGTATAACTTTCTTTTGGCCTTTGGATGAAGCACTGCTTAACGGAACGCCGGTTCCTGAGAGTATCAGAGATTCTGTCTGTGCTATCCGTAAAAGTTATGAAGTAAATGCAGCAGATGAGCAGATGATACTGGATGGGGCACTAAAGAATAGTAAAGTGTTAATTATGCTTGATACCGCTGTAACTAGAAAAGAAGTTCTCTTAAAGGTGGCAGAGTGGGTGAAAGAAGGCGGTGTACTGCTGGCTAATTGCCATCCCCATGACTGGGAGGATGCTCCTGTCTACGAATTTGAAAAGGTATTTGGAATGAAGGAAGATTCCGAGGAAGTATGGGGACACTGTGAGTATTCCCTCTTTCCTCTGCCCTGGACGAAAAGGCTTGCTTCTCTAACCCGCCAGCATTCTATGATTGCATGGAATAAGCTTTTCGAGGACGTAATACCGATTATGAAGAATAAGGAACATATACAGGGAGCAGTTACTATCAGAGAAGCTTATTGTGCTTTTTTGTATAATTTAGGTAAGGGTAAGGGAATCTATTTTGCCGCTCCTCTTGATTTAGACGGCAAGGCCGATGCTATCTGGACACCTTCACCGGCTTTTTCTTATCTTCTGGAGGACTGCTGCAGGGAGTTTGGGGGGATAGAACCAATGGAACTTGAAGAGGGGGAGGAAGTAAAGAGTGTAATTGATGAAACAGAATGGACACTTATGAAAAATGGAGAAATAATAAAAAGGGATTTAACACGAAGCAAGGATAGTGCCAGCAAAGAGTATGCGTCAAATCCCGTTATTACCAGTATCTTTACAGCAGATCCTTCCGCACATGTATGGGAAGACGGCAGAATATATATCTACTCTTCCCATGATATGGACCCGCCAAGAGGCTGTGACCTTATGGATCATTACCATGTTTTTTCTTCCGAGGATATGGTGAACTGGAGGGATGAAGGGGAAATTTTAAGTTCAGCGGAGGTATCCTGGGGCAGAACAGAGGGTGGATTTATGTGGGCTCCTGACTGTGCTTTTAAAAACGGAACCTATTATTTTTATTATCCTCATCCTACCGGTGAATGGAACGAGACCTGGAAAGTTGGTGTAGCCACCAGTAACAGTCCTGCCGCTAATTTTAAAGACCAGGGCTATATAGAAGGCCTGGGTGGATTTGCCATGATAGATCCCTGTGTATTTGTGGATGAGGACGGCCGGAGTTATATCTACTACGGCGGTGGCGGAAGATGCCAGGGCGGAGAATTAAATGACGATATGATGTCATTAAAAGGAGAAATGCTGGATATGGAAGGTCTTGAGGACTTTCACGAAGCGACCTGGGTGTTTAAAGAAAAAGGAATTTATTATCTTACTTATGCAGACAATAATAACGGGGCCAATCAGATGAGGTATGCCATGAGTAAGAATCCTCTTGGCCCTTGGGAATATAAAGGTATATTTTTAGAACCTACCGGTTGTGATACTACCCATGGCTCCGTTGTAAAATATAAAGGACAATGGTATTTATTCTACCATGACCAGTCCTTGTCCGGACAGGGGAATTTAAGGACGGTATGCATTGATTATCTGAATTTTAATGAGGACGGAACGATTAAAACCGTAATTCAAACCAAAGAAGGAGTTAAAAAATTAGTAAAAGATACTTCTAATATGAGAGAAAAAAATAATAATAGAATTTCATCTGGGACAGTGAACATTTATAAAGCAGCAGATGCTGTACTTTCAGGGAATGCAGTTATAAATGTAACAGAACAGGGAAAAGCAATTGTTCTTATGAACGGAGAAGATGCATCTATAGAATTTAATCAGGTAGACGGTGTTAAAGGACAGAGAGCAGCTCTTAAGATTCATTATTTTACCCAAGAAAATCTGGCAAAAATTCAGTTGGAGGTAAATGGAATAAATCACTCTCTAATAAATGCCAAATATACCGGAGGCTTACAGGAAAATGCTGGAGTTACCTTCTTTACGGTTAAACTTAAGGCTGGTAAGACAAATAAAATAAGGCTCATAAATACAAAGGGGAAGATTCTGGTAGACGAACTTGAGGTGGAATTGCTGGATTATTGA
- a CDS encoding Asp23/Gls24 family envelope stress response protein, with product MKGHMNTNIGEVSIDNDVLAKYAGSSAVECFGVVGMASVNMKDGLVKLLMRESLKHGVNILLEDNKIIIDLHIIVSYGVSISAVAENLISNVKYKVEEFTGMEVIKINIFVEGVRVID from the coding sequence ATGAAGGGACACATGAATACAAATATCGGTGAAGTATCAATAGATAATGATGTGCTGGCCAAATACGCAGGTTCATCAGCAGTTGAGTGTTTTGGCGTGGTAGGCATGGCATCAGTCAATATGAAAGATGGTCTTGTAAAACTTCTAATGCGGGAAAGTCTGAAGCATGGTGTTAATATTTTGCTGGAAGATAATAAGATAATCATTGATTTGCATATCATCGTATCTTACGGAGTAAGCATCTCAGCCGTTGCTGAGAACTTAATCAGTAACGTAAAGTATAAGGTAGAAGAATTTACTGGTATGGAAGTCATTAAGATCAATATTTTTGTCGAAGGCGTAAGAGTCATAGACTAG